The following coding sequences are from one Terriglobia bacterium window:
- a CDS encoding BrnA antitoxin family protein, with protein MKKEYDFSKARRNPYAKMLKRQVTIRLDQATIAYFKTLAEDAGIPYQTLINLYLRDCASTRRRLALNWTAQRRPSGA; from the coding sequence ATGAAGAAGGAATACGACTTCAGCAAGGCCCGGCGCAACCCCTACGCGAAGATGCTCAAGCGCCAGGTTACGATTCGGCTCGATCAGGCGACGATCGCCTATTTCAAGACGCTTGCAGAAGACGCAGGGATTCCGTACCAGACGCTCATAAACCTGTATCTCCGCGACTGTGCGTCGACTCGTCGCCGGCTGGCGCTGAACTGGACGGCGCAGCGACGACCGTCTGGTGCCTAA